In Paenibacillus sonchi, a single genomic region encodes these proteins:
- the tnpA gene encoding IS200/IS605 family transposase, whose product MAHTKWMCKYHIVFTPKYRRKVIYNQYKESIRDILKQLCGYKGVEIIEGHLMPDHIHMLVSIPPKMSVSSFMGYLKGKSALMIFDKHANLKYKYGNRHFWAEGYYVSTVGLNEATIRKYIQEQESHDIALDKLSVKEYENPFKG is encoded by the coding sequence ATGGCACACACCAAATGGATGTGCAAATACCATATCGTATTCACCCCAAAGTATAGACGAAAGGTGATCTACAATCAATACAAGGAAAGTATCCGTGATATTCTAAAGCAACTCTGTGGCTATAAAGGGGTAGAAATTATCGAAGGGCACCTCATGCCGGATCATATTCATATGCTGGTGAGTATTCCGCCGAAAATGAGCGTCTCAAGTTTTATGGGATATCTGAAAGGGAAAAGTGCGCTGATGATCTTCGATAAGCATGCAAATTTGAAGTACAAGTACGGGAATCGTCATTTTTGGGCAGAAGGATACTATGTAAGCACTGTAGGTCTCAATGAGGCAACAATTAGAAAGTATATCCAAGAGCAGGAAAGCCACGATATTGCGCTGGATAAACTGAGTGTGAAAGAGTATGAGAACCCCTTTAAGGGGTAG
- a CDS encoding carbohydrate ABC transporter permease yields the protein METTAKKFNVPLLLTELLMILLALVFLVPFYFLLANSVKSYSEILSDSSALPTVFQWNNYAEAWKATDFPHAFLNSLVVTVTSNVLLAFLCSMCAYKMVRNNSRYNRILYVALVAAMVIPFQAIMIPLVQIVSRLGVMDSTAGLILAYLGFGAPMTVFLFHGFVKSVPIDIEEASRVDGSSPYGTFFRVVLPLMQPIIVTVIILNTLWIWNDYLMPSLILQAPALRTIPIATYTFFGQYTKQWDLALPGLVLGITPVVLFFLLMQKYIIEGIAQGSVKG from the coding sequence ATGGAGACAACCGCCAAGAAATTCAATGTCCCCCTGCTGCTGACTGAACTGCTGATGATTCTGCTGGCTCTTGTCTTTCTGGTTCCGTTTTATTTCCTGCTGGCCAATTCGGTCAAAAGCTACAGCGAAATTCTGTCGGATTCCTCCGCGCTGCCCACCGTGTTCCAGTGGAATAACTACGCCGAAGCCTGGAAAGCTACTGATTTCCCGCACGCCTTCCTGAACTCTTTGGTCGTCACGGTGACCAGCAATGTGCTGCTGGCCTTTCTCTGCTCCATGTGTGCCTATAAAATGGTCCGCAACAACAGCAGGTATAACCGCATTCTTTATGTGGCTCTCGTGGCGGCGATGGTCATTCCTTTTCAGGCGATTATGATCCCGCTGGTGCAGATCGTCAGCCGGCTGGGTGTGATGGATTCGACGGCCGGCCTGATTCTGGCCTACTTGGGTTTTGGTGCTCCCATGACCGTCTTTCTTTTCCATGGATTTGTGAAATCCGTCCCGATCGATATCGAGGAGGCTTCGCGGGTGGATGGAAGCAGCCCTTACGGCACCTTTTTCCGGGTCGTTCTGCCGCTGATGCAGCCGATCATCGTTACCGTCATTATCCTGAACACCCTGTGGATCTGGAACGATTACCTGATGCCTTCGCTCATTCTGCAGGCCCCGGCGCTCCGCACCATTCCCATCGCCACCTACACTTTCTTCGGGCAGTATACGAAGCAGTGGGATCTGGCGCTTCCAGGTCTGGTGCTCGGGATTACGCCGGTGGTCCTCTTTTTCCTGCTGATGCAGAAGTATATTATTGAAGGCATTGCCCAAGGCTCTGTCAAGGGCTGA
- a CDS encoding amino acid permease — MDLDKASGKEKDGKKLKWWQLSLLGVAGTIGTGYFLGSSLAISIGGPAVLLVYILAAAGTYVVFDALSRMTADHPEQGSFRSYAKKAFGSWAGFASGWVYWFSELLIMGSQLTALAIFSRFWFPAVPMWIFAAGFGLLGLLIVFFGNKGFDRVENVLAVIKVAAILMFMVLAAALLAGWIGGGKYTPKLPLTAKALFPAGGIGLWSAFLFAFYAYGGIEVLGIMSYRLNKPEEAPKAGKVMLLTLTAVYVISIGLAVTMVPLSAFNPKESPFVLALRSDHLAFVPHLFNGVLIIAGFSTMTASLYAVTSMMLTLAQEGDAPRLFSRKLKGKYPLYALCLISGGLIAAIVMSLLLPGKVYEYITTAAGLMLLYNWSFILLSSGKLLKPVKWSGLKRWTGLVLIVLAVAGTLFHKLSRPGFYISLLLVALIVGTDLIVHKVRSKGQATSSEDGPAHEHAEARHDGLAGGPRFRIIGILKRKSRL, encoded by the coding sequence ATGGATTTGGATAAAGCTTCAGGGAAGGAAAAAGACGGCAAAAAACTGAAATGGTGGCAGCTAAGTCTGCTGGGCGTTGCGGGTACCATTGGCACCGGTTACTTTCTGGGGTCCAGTCTGGCGATTTCCATTGGAGGACCGGCGGTTTTGCTGGTGTATATTCTTGCCGCCGCAGGTACTTATGTTGTATTTGACGCCTTATCCAGAATGACGGCGGATCATCCGGAGCAGGGGTCTTTCCGTTCCTATGCCAAAAAAGCCTTTGGGAGCTGGGCGGGCTTTGCCAGCGGCTGGGTGTACTGGTTCTCGGAGCTGCTGATCATGGGCAGCCAGCTGACCGCCTTGGCTATTTTTTCCCGGTTCTGGTTTCCGGCAGTGCCTATGTGGATCTTCGCCGCAGGCTTTGGCCTGCTGGGGCTGTTGATTGTCTTCTTCGGCAATAAAGGGTTTGACCGTGTCGAAAATGTGCTGGCGGTCATCAAGGTGGCGGCCATCCTCATGTTTATGGTTTTGGCAGCGGCTTTGCTGGCGGGATGGATCGGGGGCGGCAAATATACACCAAAGCTTCCGCTTACGGCTAAGGCATTGTTTCCAGCCGGCGGGATAGGCCTGTGGTCGGCATTTCTGTTTGCTTTTTACGCCTATGGCGGCATTGAAGTACTGGGAATTATGTCTTACCGGCTGAACAAACCGGAGGAGGCGCCGAAGGCGGGAAAGGTGATGCTGCTGACGCTGACGGCCGTCTATGTCATCTCGATCGGCTTGGCGGTGACCATGGTGCCTTTAAGCGCTTTTAATCCCAAAGAAAGCCCGTTTGTGCTTGCCTTAAGAAGCGATCATCTGGCCTTTGTGCCGCATTTGTTCAACGGTGTACTGATCATCGCCGGATTTTCAACGATGACCGCTTCGCTCTACGCCGTGACATCAATGATGCTTACCTTGGCACAGGAGGGCGATGCGCCCCGGCTGTTCTCCAGGAAGCTGAAGGGAAAATATCCGCTGTACGCCCTGTGTCTGATTTCCGGGGGGTTAATTGCCGCAATCGTGATGTCTCTGCTGCTCCCGGGGAAAGTCTATGAATACATCACTACGGCAGCCGGGTTGATGCTTTTATATAACTGGTCTTTTATTTTGCTGTCTTCAGGGAAGCTGCTGAAGCCTGTGAAATGGAGCGGATTGAAACGCTGGACCGGGCTGGTACTCATCGTTCTGGCCGTTGCCGGGACTCTTTTTCACAAGCTCAGCCGCCCTGGATTCTACATCAGCTTGCTGCTCGTAGCGCTGATTGTAGGGACTGACCTCATTGTTCATAAGGTCCGCAGCAAAGGCCAGGCCACATCTTCTGAAGACGGACCTGCACATGAACACGCGGAAGCCCGGCATGACGGGCTGGCAGGAGGACCGCGCTTCAGGATCATAGGCATTCTCAAGCGCAAGAGCAGGCTCTAA
- a CDS encoding helix-turn-helix transcriptional regulator gives MNTSQYENLVPNVFLFVDRKCFPDWEIARSQIDFHDLTFILEGRADYYINGQKFTIEAGDMLYAPSGSIREARTCKQSPMHSNAFNFCWEGPDNHVQLPFQTVTRNWRTKEIMDDIREFSHVWMGKQPFYRMKARAVFQLIVYRLLSIAHHQEAPLVDPRVHKVMAYIMDHYSENVTIADLAAGVGLNPVYLGKLFKQNTGLTCKEFMNKVRVNNAEMILSAGGFNVSEVAEHCGYHDVAYFSNVFKTIKGYPPSSALK, from the coding sequence ATGAACACTAGCCAATATGAGAACCTTGTGCCGAATGTTTTTCTGTTCGTCGACCGCAAATGCTTTCCGGACTGGGAGATTGCCAGAAGTCAAATTGATTTCCATGATCTGACGTTCATCCTTGAAGGCCGGGCGGATTATTACATTAACGGCCAGAAGTTTACCATAGAGGCAGGCGACATGCTCTACGCGCCTTCCGGCAGCATCCGCGAAGCCCGGACCTGCAAACAGTCTCCAATGCATTCCAATGCCTTTAATTTTTGCTGGGAAGGACCGGATAATCATGTGCAGCTGCCTTTTCAGACGGTTACAAGAAACTGGAGGACCAAAGAAATTATGGACGATATCCGGGAATTCTCCCATGTGTGGATGGGCAAGCAGCCGTTCTACCGGATGAAGGCCCGGGCTGTTTTCCAGCTGATCGTGTACCGGCTGCTTAGCATCGCCCACCATCAGGAGGCGCCGCTGGTTGATCCGAGAGTCCATAAAGTGATGGCCTATATCATGGACCACTATTCGGAGAACGTGACCATTGCGGACCTGGCCGCAGGGGTCGGCCTGAATCCCGTATACCTGGGTAAGCTGTTCAAGCAGAACACTGGCCTGACCTGCAAGGAATTCATGAATAAAGTGCGGGTGAACAATGCGGAGATGATTTTGTCGGCAGGCGGTTTCAATGTGTCGGAGGTCGCAGAGCATTGCGGGTATCATGATGTTGCTTATTTCAGCAATGTATTCAAAACCATAAAGGGCTATCCCCCGTCATCGGCGCTGAAATAA
- a CDS encoding glycosyl hydrolase 115 family protein, translating into MIPNHALGTPAVGAPGNPREAEQPQSAPLQEFTLVKEGKATPIYIDPKGEDYTGLRRVAGSFAADVHLVTGTQPDLCTETGELAGTAVIAGTIGSNELIDRLIADGTLEVSGIQGKRECYRIQVVERPVAGVGQALIIAGSDKRGTIYGIYSISERIGVSPWIYWADVVPEKKPLLAISTNLLNITSKEPSVTYRGIFLNDDWPSLGSWVTHAFGDFNEEFYDKVFELILRLKGNYLWPAMWSAEFSLNGKSSPLANARHAEEYGIIMGTSHHEPLFRAGSEWQKVYHQYGTSNLWDFARNKEAITAFWEDGIRRNGNFHNLITLGMRGEADSALEGSDRENIELLKDIILTQKALLRKYNLDHMPQILAVYKEVEKYWYGTAGVEGLKDWDVLNDVIILLADDNFGNLRKIPEAHEQRRSAGWGMYYHFDYHGGPFSYEWVNTIPLEKVWEQMSMAFNYGIRDVWIVNAGDLKPMELPVSYFLDLAYDFEAWGTGAANRTGEYTKRWVEQQFGHTLEPDAVEGTAQILSGYTRMNGRRKPEIVTPATFSLLHYHEAGRVLKQATELEQAADTWYALIAEQHKDAYYQLVYYPAAASANVVKMNIFAGLNKLYAQRGSVLANTYANLTNEAIERDKHLQQVYNTGISGGKWQGMMSSAHVGYVHWDAEGWKYPEVSTLTPVEGPLMIVDVEGTEQGYVSGTACLPAFTNLLKETYDITISNGGETGFEYQAECSADWIKLEQTRGWIDTGTTIQAVVDWEKLGPREAASGEITLSGAGAAVKVKVAVDWTSLQDVPPMTFIEAHQSVSIEAEHALSRVSRSGVEWKIIGNYGRSLSSVKMFPDGVSFAQPEQAPYLEYRILVRKDGEYTLTAYIAPTNHLSPASGLKYAVSLDNGTPVVADALPVGYEGGNHDNEPWCRGVMDNIHTPATAHVLAKGLHTLRFYGLDAGLVLQKLVLSAGPLPYSYLGPEESFCTGYTGH; encoded by the coding sequence ATGATACCGAATCACGCATTGGGTACACCGGCGGTCGGAGCACCGGGGAACCCGCGGGAAGCGGAACAGCCACAATCCGCGCCGCTGCAGGAATTTACACTTGTGAAGGAGGGAAAAGCAACTCCAATTTACATAGATCCCAAGGGGGAGGATTATACCGGGCTGCGCCGGGTGGCCGGATCTTTTGCGGCAGATGTACACCTGGTGACCGGTACCCAACCTGACCTTTGCACAGAAACCGGTGAGCTGGCTGGAACGGCCGTTATTGCCGGGACTATCGGCAGCAATGAGCTTATTGACCGGTTGATTGCGGACGGGACCCTGGAGGTATCCGGGATTCAAGGCAAGCGGGAGTGCTACCGGATTCAGGTGGTTGAACGGCCTGTTGCGGGAGTCGGGCAGGCGCTCATTATTGCGGGCAGCGATAAGCGGGGGACGATCTACGGCATCTATTCCATTTCGGAAAGGATCGGAGTCAGTCCTTGGATCTACTGGGCGGATGTTGTCCCGGAGAAGAAACCGCTGCTGGCTATTTCTACCAACCTGCTGAATATAACTTCTAAGGAGCCATCCGTGACATACAGAGGTATTTTTCTCAATGACGACTGGCCGTCGCTTGGCTCTTGGGTTACCCATGCGTTTGGGGATTTTAATGAAGAGTTTTACGACAAGGTATTTGAGCTGATTCTCCGGTTGAAAGGGAATTATCTATGGCCTGCGATGTGGAGCGCCGAGTTCAGCCTGAACGGCAAAAGCAGCCCGCTGGCTAACGCCAGGCATGCTGAGGAATACGGCATTATTATGGGAACCTCCCATCATGAGCCCTTGTTCCGGGCAGGCAGCGAATGGCAAAAGGTATACCATCAGTACGGAACAAGCAACCTGTGGGACTTTGCCCGGAACAAAGAAGCGATAACCGCTTTTTGGGAAGATGGGATCAGGCGCAACGGGAATTTCCACAACCTGATTACCCTCGGCATGCGGGGCGAAGCTGATTCTGCACTGGAAGGCTCCGACCGGGAGAATATTGAGCTGCTTAAGGACATCATCCTGACGCAAAAAGCGCTGCTGAGGAAATATAATCTCGACCATATGCCACAAATACTCGCCGTCTACAAGGAAGTGGAGAAGTATTGGTATGGTACTGCCGGGGTGGAGGGCCTGAAGGATTGGGACGTCTTAAATGATGTTATCATTCTGCTTGCGGACGACAATTTTGGCAATCTCCGCAAAATCCCGGAAGCCCACGAACAGCGCCGCAGTGCAGGCTGGGGCATGTATTACCATTTTGACTATCACGGCGGTCCGTTTTCCTATGAATGGGTGAATACCATTCCGCTGGAGAAGGTGTGGGAGCAGATGTCCATGGCGTTCAATTATGGCATCCGGGATGTATGGATCGTCAATGCCGGGGATCTGAAGCCGATGGAGCTGCCGGTATCCTACTTTCTGGATTTGGCCTATGACTTTGAGGCTTGGGGCACGGGTGCGGCTAACCGGACCGGGGAGTATACCAAGCGGTGGGTGGAGCAGCAGTTCGGCCATACTCTGGAGCCGGATGCAGTAGAAGGAACCGCGCAGATCTTATCCGGTTACACCCGGATGAACGGACGGCGCAAACCGGAAATCGTCACGCCCGCAACCTTTAGTCTGCTCCATTATCATGAGGCCGGGCGGGTCTTGAAGCAGGCGACAGAGCTTGAGCAGGCTGCGGATACTTGGTACGCGTTGATTGCCGAACAGCACAAGGATGCCTATTATCAGCTTGTCTACTATCCTGCCGCAGCTTCAGCCAATGTGGTCAAAATGAACATCTTCGCGGGACTGAACAAATTATATGCACAAAGGGGCAGCGTGCTTGCCAACACCTATGCCAATCTGACAAATGAAGCCATCGAGCGGGATAAACATCTGCAGCAGGTCTATAATACCGGCATCTCTGGAGGCAAATGGCAGGGCATGATGAGCTCGGCTCATGTAGGCTATGTCCACTGGGATGCCGAAGGGTGGAAATATCCGGAGGTGAGCACGTTAACTCCTGTCGAAGGCCCGCTGATGATTGTTGATGTAGAGGGGACAGAGCAAGGATATGTATCAGGGACGGCCTGCCTCCCGGCCTTTACCAATCTGCTGAAAGAAACCTATGACATTACGATCAGCAATGGCGGAGAAACGGGATTTGAGTATCAGGCGGAGTGCAGCGCAGATTGGATCAAGCTGGAGCAAACCCGGGGGTGGATTGACACGGGAACGACCATTCAGGCGGTTGTGGATTGGGAAAAGCTTGGGCCTCGGGAGGCGGCTTCTGGTGAAATTACGCTCTCGGGTGCGGGAGCAGCCGTAAAGGTGAAGGTGGCTGTGGACTGGACCAGCCTTCAGGATGTGCCGCCGATGACCTTTATTGAAGCTCATCAGAGCGTATCCATAGAGGCGGAACATGCGCTAAGCCGGGTGTCAAGATCCGGGGTTGAGTGGAAGATCATCGGGAACTATGGGCGCTCGTTATCCTCGGTCAAAATGTTCCCGGACGGCGTGTCTTTTGCCCAGCCGGAGCAGGCGCCTTATCTGGAGTACCGGATTCTGGTGCGTAAGGATGGGGAATACACCCTGACGGCCTATATTGCCCCGACGAATCATCTCTCACCGGCCAGCGGATTGAAATATGCAGTAAGCCTGGATAACGGAACGCCGGTGGTTGCAGACGCCCTGCCGGTGGGCTATGAGGGCGGCAATCATGATAATGAACCGTGGTGCCGGGGCGTGATGGACAATATTCATACCCCGGCCACTGCTCATGTGCTGGCCAAAGGGCTGCATACCCTCCGTTTCTACGGCCTGGATGCGGGACTGGTGCTGCAAAAGCTGGTTTTGTCCGCTGGTCCGCTGCCTTATTCATACCTGGGACCTGAAGAGAGCTTCTGTACGGGGTATACCGGACATTAA
- the tnpA gene encoding IS200/IS605 family transposase: MAQPKWMCKYHIVFTPKYRRKVIYNQYKESIRDILKQLCGYKGVEIIEGHLMPDHIHMLVSIPPKMSVSSFMGYLKGKSALMIFDKHANLKYKYGNRHFWAEGYYVSTVGLNEATIKKYIQEQESHDIALDKLSVKEYENPFKG; encoded by the coding sequence ATGGCACAACCCAAGTGGATGTGCAAGTACCATATCGTATTCACCCCAAAGTATAGACGAAAGGTGATCTACAATCAATACAAAGAAAGTATCCGAGATATCCTAAAGCAACTCTGTGGCTACAAAGGAGTAGAGATTATCGAAGGACACCTCATGCCCGATCATATTCATATGTTGGTGAGTATTCCACCGAAAATGAGCGTCTCGAGTTTTATGGGATATCTGAAAGGGAAAAGTGCGCTCATGATCTTCGATAAGCATGCAAACTTGAAGTATAAGTACGGGAATCGCCATTTTTGGGCAGAAGGGTACTATGTAAGCACGGTAGGTCTCAATGAAGCAACGATTAAAAAGTATATCCAGGAGCAGGAAAGTCACGATATTGCACTGGATAAGCTGAGTGTGAAAGAGTATGAAAACCCCTTTAAGGGGTAG
- a CDS encoding TetR/AcrR family transcriptional regulator, with the protein MNHTTPRTDPRVVRTRELLKDAVVELMEEMNVQKISVNRIAERAKINRVTFYLHYKDIPDMLEKMADEMVEDITRVVNSNDAGNSEPGEHEDWPVLENLLKYIAENARFYKTVLTSRRSSIFSDRLFNLIADMIAARVEKRVGAADTSQVSIQKDVATWYGSAALIGTIIAWLRNDMPYTPSYLAKQITSLRSK; encoded by the coding sequence ATGAATCATACAACGCCCCGTACGGATCCCCGTGTAGTCCGAACGCGTGAGCTGCTTAAAGATGCTGTTGTGGAACTGATGGAAGAAATGAATGTCCAGAAAATATCGGTAAACCGGATTGCAGAGCGGGCCAAAATTAACCGGGTTACTTTTTATCTTCATTATAAGGATATCCCGGATATGCTGGAAAAGATGGCGGATGAAATGGTCGAGGACATAACCAGGGTAGTGAACAGCAATGATGCGGGGAATTCGGAGCCGGGAGAACATGAGGACTGGCCCGTCCTTGAGAACCTGCTTAAGTATATTGCCGAAAATGCGAGATTCTACAAGACGGTGCTTACCTCAAGACGAAGCTCGATTTTTTCGGATCGCCTGTTCAATCTGATTGCTGATATGATTGCTGCACGGGTGGAGAAAAGGGTGGGTGCCGCCGACACTTCCCAAGTATCTATACAGAAGGATGTTGCGACCTGGTACGGCTCCGCCGCCTTGATTGGTACAATTATCGCCTGGCTGCGGAATGACATGCCGTATACGCCTTCTTATCTTGCGAAACAGATCACTTCGCTCCGCTCGAAATAA
- a CDS encoding VOC family protein, whose translation MSGWLGNHVITQIGILVNDIEKVSGAYADFFGLEKPDIVVTDTADIAQTRYNGGKTEARAKLAFFDMGSLQLELIEPDHHPSTWRDYLNEHGEGPHHIAFVVEGMKEKIMLLEGKGFPLQQKGEYTGGRYAYMDTFKELKVLVELLENDNN comes from the coding sequence ATGTCAGGATGGCTGGGCAATCATGTGATTACACAGATTGGAATTCTGGTGAACGACATTGAGAAGGTTAGCGGGGCATATGCAGACTTTTTTGGACTGGAAAAGCCGGATATTGTTGTGACGGATACGGCAGATATTGCTCAGACCCGGTATAACGGCGGGAAGACGGAAGCGCGGGCCAAGCTCGCTTTTTTCGATATGGGTTCCCTGCAGCTGGAGCTGATTGAACCCGATCATCACCCGAGCACGTGGCGCGATTACCTGAATGAGCATGGGGAAGGTCCGCATCATATTGCTTTTGTCGTTGAAGGAATGAAGGAAAAGATCATGCTGCTTGAAGGCAAGGGCTTCCCGCTCCAGCAGAAGGGGGAGTATACCGGAGGGCGTTATGCTTATATGGATACGTTCAAGGAATTGAAGGTGCTGGTGGAACTGCTGGAGAACGACAACAACTAG
- a CDS encoding carbohydrate ABC transporter permease, giving the protein MDLKRRSRLMQQFIFVGPTSLFFFVIVLVPFFLGLYYSFTSWNGISRHVEWTGLRNYIHIFTKDPSFLNSFWFTAKFTFFGLVLTNLLGFMLAYVLTRKLFTRNVLRTVFFVPHVIGGLLLGFIWQFIFVRGFASVGQATGWSFFNLPWLGTGVTSFWAIVIVFVWQNAGYLMVIYISAINNVPQSLIEASKVDGAGRMQALRHVTIPLVMPAVTVCLFLSISWSFKLFDLNLSLTKGGPFKATESVALNIYNEAYTISRFGMGSAKAMIFFVIVAVISLLQVRATKKREVEL; this is encoded by the coding sequence ATGGACCTTAAAAGAAGATCACGCCTGATGCAGCAGTTTATTTTTGTCGGGCCAACTTCGCTGTTTTTCTTTGTGATTGTACTGGTTCCATTCTTTTTGGGGCTTTACTACTCGTTTACCAGCTGGAACGGAATCTCGCGGCATGTCGAGTGGACCGGGCTGCGGAACTATATCCATATTTTCACCAAGGACCCTTCTTTCCTGAATTCATTCTGGTTCACGGCCAAGTTCACTTTTTTCGGCCTCGTGCTGACGAATCTGCTTGGCTTCATGCTCGCTTATGTGCTGACCCGCAAGCTGTTTACGCGCAATGTGCTGAGAACGGTATTTTTTGTCCCCCATGTCATTGGCGGCTTGCTGCTCGGGTTCATCTGGCAGTTTATCTTCGTCAGAGGGTTCGCCTCGGTGGGGCAGGCTACCGGCTGGTCCTTTTTTAATCTGCCGTGGCTCGGTACGGGAGTTACATCGTTTTGGGCTATAGTAATCGTTTTTGTCTGGCAAAATGCGGGTTATCTCATGGTGATCTACATCTCGGCCATCAACAACGTTCCGCAGAGCCTGATCGAAGCCTCCAAAGTGGACGGAGCCGGACGGATGCAGGCCTTGCGCCATGTTACCATTCCGCTGGTGATGCCGGCTGTAACCGTTTGCCTGTTCCTGTCCATCTCCTGGTCCTTCAAGCTGTTCGACCTGAACCTGTCGCTGACCAAAGGCGGCCCCTTCAAAGCCACCGAGTCAGTCGCGCTCAATATCTACAACGAGGCCTACACGATCAGCAGGTTTGGGATGGGTTCGGCCAAAGCGATGATTTTCTTCGTTATTGTCGCCGTCATCTCGCTGCTGCAGGTTAGGGCAACCAAGAAAAGAGAGGTGGAGCTGTAA
- a CDS encoding NAD-dependent epimerase/dehydratase family protein, whose product MKRKLLITGAAGRIGNVIYRGLQENGRYDVAGADIQADESQGILQMDVADEAHLAELTQGVDTVLHFAWIKDNEDFLGKVLPGNVSGAYKLFEAAVQNGVRRMVFASSNHATGFYKTDEKTEPTDPYRPDSFYGLSKCYIELLGRLYSDQGKISSFNIRIGNFPGDDRPHSERAGHIWISERDMLQLIVCCIEADEGLKYLNLYGTSANSDNYYNIGYLEDLIGYRPQDDATKLLEQAKAAGREVRQDETVYQGGQEL is encoded by the coding sequence GTGAAACGTAAACTATTGATAACGGGAGCGGCGGGCAGAATAGGAAATGTGATTTACCGGGGGCTGCAGGAAAACGGCCGGTATGATGTTGCGGGTGCGGATATACAAGCAGATGAATCACAAGGGATCCTCCAAATGGATGTCGCAGATGAAGCACATCTGGCGGAGTTGACACAGGGTGTCGATACGGTGCTTCATTTCGCCTGGATCAAGGATAATGAAGATTTCCTGGGAAAGGTGCTGCCGGGAAATGTGAGTGGGGCGTACAAGTTGTTTGAAGCGGCGGTGCAAAACGGAGTGCGGCGCATGGTATTCGCCAGTTCCAACCATGCTACCGGCTTTTATAAGACAGATGAAAAAACGGAGCCGACGGACCCTTACCGGCCGGATAGCTTTTACGGGCTGAGCAAATGCTATATTGAACTGCTTGGTCGCCTATATTCCGACCAAGGCAAAATCTCATCTTTCAATATCCGAATCGGCAACTTTCCCGGGGACGACCGTCCTCATTCGGAACGCGCGGGGCATATCTGGATTTCTGAACGCGACATGCTGCAACTGATCGTTTGCTGCATTGAAGCGGATGAGGGGCTGAAATATTTGAATCTATACGGTACCTCTGCGAATAGCGACAACTATTACAACATCGGTTACCTGGAGGACTTAATCGGATATAGGCCGCAAGATGACGCTACCAAGCTGCTTGAGCAAGCCAAAGCAGCGGGCAGGGAGGTTCGTCAGGACGAAACGGTCTATCAGGGAGGACAAGAGCTGTAA
- a CDS encoding SDR family oxidoreductase, producing the protein MNILITGAGRGLGAELAAEALERGHGVIAGVRHPGQEPEALAQLVAIHGAKLIIAALDVTDEAGIATLAAALKGQGRTLGAIINNAAVLTARDTQIEALDLQDMLTTMDINLYGPMRVVKHLLPLLTEPEGSIINISSEAGSISNAYPGDYPYALSKTALNMFSQQLHVYLQERGIQVLSVHPGWMHTDMGGAEAPTDPRRSARGIISLIEQRTVPQGRFRFVDYTGKDMDI; encoded by the coding sequence TTGAATATTCTAATTACCGGTGCCGGGAGGGGGCTGGGTGCTGAGCTGGCTGCCGAAGCGCTGGAGCGCGGGCATGGAGTCATCGCCGGAGTCCGCCATCCCGGGCAGGAACCGGAGGCATTGGCTCAACTTGTTGCAATCCATGGAGCGAAGCTGATCATAGCCGCACTGGATGTGACGGACGAAGCGGGAATTGCTACGCTGGCCGCGGCGTTGAAAGGGCAAGGACGGACGCTCGGCGCGATTATTAATAATGCGGCGGTCCTGACCGCCAGAGACACACAGATTGAAGCGCTGGATCTGCAGGATATGCTGACCACGATGGATATTAATTTGTACGGGCCGATGCGGGTGGTGAAGCATTTACTGCCGCTCCTCACGGAACCGGAAGGCTCGATCATCAACATCTCCTCCGAAGCGGGAAGTATCTCCAATGCGTACCCTGGTGACTATCCCTATGCCCTTTCCAAAACGGCACTGAATATGTTCTCACAGCAGCTGCATGTATATTTGCAGGAACGCGGCATACAGGTGCTCAGTGTGCATCCCGGCTGGATGCATACGGACATGGGCGGGGCAGAGGCACCGACAGACCCGCGCCGCAGCGCCCGGGGCATTATCAGCCTGATAGAACAGCGCACTGTTCCGCAAGGCCGATTCAGGTTCGTGGACTATACAGGCAAGGACATGGATATCTAG